The DNA sequence CAAACCTCAAACACCTCGTCACCATCTCAATAAACGGAACGAGAGCAGTACCGTTGTAAACTCCAATGCCGGAAACTCTCATCATGTTTTCGGCGTAAAGCTGGCCGAGAACTTCGCGCCATTTGGACGGTGGCGTTTGGAGAGCTTCCGGGTTGTGTTGCCTGACTTCGCAGAGGAAGAGGAGAAGCAAAACGGCGTCGAGGTCTCGGCAGTTGATAGCGGTGGAGCGAGAGAAGGCTAAGGTGGTGGTGCTGGGTTGGAAATGGAAGGTGAGGTGGCGGAGGGAGGAGAGGAGGTGGCGAGCGATGAGGAGGGTTTTGTGGGGAAGAGAGAGGAAGTGAAGGCGGtggagagtgagagagaaaagAGTTGGGGAAGAAAGGAGTGCTGAGAGACGAAGATGGTGGTGATGGGTTTGGGAGAATACGGAGTTTGTGAGATCTGATAGCTGAGGGAGAGTGAGAGTGGCCAGTGAAGCCATGATTGTTTCTTCTTCCATTATCGGATCTTGTGCTGTTtgtagagggaaaaaaaagagagtttttacaTGGCGTTCTTTTATAGTGTTTTATAGGTGTTTGAggaatttttgtttctttttatgtaatttattttttattattttgggtttTGAGTTGACTAATTTGGCCATGATTATCTATTAGAAGTTACCATTTTGTCCCTTTAAGCTGGCATTTTTACAATGTGAGGGGGAGGGAGCAGTGCTCCGCAGCATAGAAATTTTTGTGTGATTAATACCCTCTtcaagattattttttattttttctatgagAAAGTAAGAAAAGTTTTATGAGGAACTGCACATTTGCACTACCTTTTGTTTCAAGCTCTTTCTACGAAACTGCCAAAAGAATTTCATAATCTGCTTTTTGAGCTTGACAAGctataatcaaaattttataattcataCCAAACATGACCTAATTATGTTTTAATCTAATGTTGATAATCATTTTCCTAATCCTAATattcatttaagaaaaaatcaaaTCGGGAACTAGTGATTAGAAACAAATTTGTGTATCATCCATCATAATTAATGGAGGGATTTCTTAAACTTAACATCATGGTTTTTTGTTTAGATGCAGAAAAGAAGTTAAATGTGGAGCAGCTATCGAGGAATTACTGCAATTTTTCCCCTCCATTAAGCGTTACTATGTGCCACTATTTCTTAGACTCttataaaaaaagttttagatgcaaaaagaaaaaggtgctcttatgtttttgcatttttatatatGACATTGGTCTTATAGTTAAGCTGTACTTGTCTCTctttataaaagtaaaagtTTGTGGTTAATTAACTTTGCTGCCACTAAACATTAATGATATTTGAAAGATTATTGTAatgtttgttaaaaaaaaaaaaaaagtttcttaaCCATGTAGCTTTCCCTAAATTTGAGCCTTGTTATTTATAACTTTATGATTCAAACTCcatgcttttctttctttaatttgtgTCCTGGAAATGCAAGGCATACATTATTTCTTAAAAGTGTCAAAATCTGATACATATATTgaataattcatatttattggcAATCTTTATCAGTAGCTATTGATTTAGATATCATATATTCATTTCTTTTACTACATTTATTATAATGTATGTGGGTCTATTAGCTGTAATGGTTTTGATGTTATGTTCATTGATGATGAACCTGACAAAGTCTGCACAGGCAGCACAACAATATTCCCCAAAACTCATCCCTTTGTCATCTTCTATTATAGTCAAGTATTAAATATggtatatccatttttttttttttggacgtgGGTAAATTTGGAaaggtaaaatttataaaaacacaATATTCTATACACACTCacatcaacattttttttatttctttttattattatttttttatctacactactaataaaatatatccttttttttacctttaatgaattaaaaaaaaaaaaactaaatacacTACAagtaaaatttccaaaaaatcaaaagcaaGCCTGAtttttcccccccaaaaaaaaggggATCAAATCGTTCAAGTGTTCTTCTTTTTAGGCTAtttatgaaagaaagaaaaactatgCCTAAATCACTTGGTATTATTAgaacttaatatttatttaattttaacagAATTTTTGTGTATGAGttattgaaagaaagaaaaattatgccCAAATCACTCATTTCTAATCCCAAATAACAAGTTATTTACTATTTCCTTCTCTCACCATTATTTTCTCACTCTCAATTCTTATATCGCCATCATGTTATGATAATGTGAATATTGTTTTTAGGGATCTTTGAATTGTGAAAGCAGGTCCGTTTAGCTTCTTTGCCTTTCGTTCCGTTAATTTGTTGACACATAAATGGTTTTTGAgttttattcaattttctttttggatatTTCATACTTGATTTGGTCTTCAATTTCATTTTCAGAGAGTCTGtgtgctggaaatttctttgagacaccaattcatttttttttttttttttatctgtcgCTATATATTCCAATACCTTCACTCTTGAACAGAGTTCATTTGTCTACTCTTTTTCAATTTCGAAAACAATAACCAAGAACAGTGTTTCTttctaaaaatacatgtaaaaatagatatttttaagcCAAAGCTATAAAATCTGTTAGTTGTAATTGGTTTTATCTATTCTCTCTGCAAGTTTTAATCGATCTaatatttgttttccttttttttttctttttttttttgaacttttcacgttatttatgatattttattaatagatattattagaatattaataaattattaaaattgtagtgtttctaataaattaatttactaCAGTGAATAAAATTATccgaatttttattattattatttaactttaatatgatccaaaacttaaataaatattaatattagtgGTTATGATTAATTGGACTATCTGGAAAAACGATTATAGCATAGTATATCAACATgacaaaaaaacttaaaatggaagaaattgcaaaagaaaataacaataataataatgataataatgaaaaaaaaaaaaatctggccAATTAAAAAGAGTCGGTTAGGAACTATTGAAGTGGGTACAAAGAATGTACCTGTTTTTGTCCACAAGTATATGTCCAATTCAAGCACATTTCTCACGtccttttattttcattatctgTGATTATATGTATTAGACTCGTAAAAACAAGTAGAAGAATAACAATTGGTCCATCCCATCCCATCCCATCCACCGCTCTTTCTTCTTGTCTCCTTTTACACAACTAATAATGCAAATAGatgcatttttttctctttggacTTGACCAAATCATGAATTTCTAGTGACCATTCTCTTTATGCAGCCATTATTGTCTGTTTGAGgactaaatttaataatattatctacaTTGGATGCTTTAACGGTAAGAAAGTATTTTCCACTTAACGTAAATAGTTGCTATAATTGCAGATAGCTCTGTAAAAGTGAAGCTTTACCCTATTCCATTGCAAAAGCTCCTATCAATCAGAATAATTGCCCACAGAAAGTGTCCCttattgtaactttttttttccccaccaaATAACCCTTGATCTTAGCTAATTGTAATGGTGATAACAGAAATTGTAACTTTTACCTCACTCTAAGAAAAAAACACTAATTACAAGAGGAGAACATCgttataaatttctatttacAATAGGCATAGCTCTTGTTTATACAGGTTCTTGTAAAACAGAAATTGCAACTTTGACCTGCTGACAAAACTAGAACAATTAAAATGAACTTTGACCTGCTGACATTGAACCAGCGCATGTATCCAGAAACCTAACAATCACCATGAAGAAGTTTTGTCCTGATGCATGACTTCTCACCATGGACATTGTCCTGCAAAGCATAAaagtttttaattagaaatgaACTTACAAACAGACAGAAAGCCTTAAAATCCACCACCAACAGCAATCCCCACAACCATACCAGCCCTGTTCTTGGAATTCTACTTGTTGGAGGCTTCTTTAGAGAATGTAGGAGTGAATTCTGTATCAGAGATTCAGTAGTCAGTTATATGTGCAGGCAT is a window from the Ziziphus jujuba cultivar Dongzao chromosome 11, ASM3175591v1 genome containing:
- the LOC107405228 gene encoding E3 ubiquitin-protein ligase SGR9, amyloplastic, with amino-acid sequence MEEETIMASLATLTLPQLSDLTNSVFSQTHHHHLRLSALLSSPTLFSLTLHRLHFLSLPHKTLLIARHLLSSLRHLTFHFQPSTTTLAFSRSTAINCRDLDAVLLLLFLCEVRQHNPEALQTPPSKWREVLGQLYAENMMRVSGIGVYNGTALVPFIEMVTRCLRFVDLMGGCGGGGKGGKEVPASVTAVVALPSVEVSGDGVIECAVCKEEMKKGRDVCELPCQHLFHWMCILPWLRKKNTCPCCRFQLPTDDVFGEIQRLWEVLVKIGGKSL